The window CGACGACGGCAACTGGTTCGGCGTCGTCGTCGTGATTCCCTTCCAGTTCTTTTTCATCGGCTGATCCAAACAGGAGACTGATCGCATGGTCTATCAAAGCAATTCCGCCGGCCGCATCGCCTATAAGGCGCAGCCCGGTCTCGGCCAGGTCGCCGCCGGCGGCGCCGGCGCTACGGTCCTGCCAATCTCCGGCGGTCCGGGTGCCAAGCTCTCAAAAGCCGCCACGGAATCGCAGACGATCCGTAACGACGGCATGTCGATCCGCGGCCGTCACGGAACGCAGAAAACCTCGTCGAGCTACAACGCGGAAATGTGGCTCGGTTCGCATGACGCGATCCTCGAGGCGATCATGCGCGGCACTTGGGATGCGACGGCGTTTAGCAAGACGCAGGCCGATTTCACGTCATTGACGACGGTCGCAGACGGCATCGTGTTCGCCAATGGCTCGCCGATCGACATGGGTTTCAAGGTTGGCGATATCATCCGCGGCGCAGGCCTTCCGGATGCCGGCAATAACGGCCGGAACCTGCGGATCTCGTCGCTCTCCGCGAACAAGATCACGGTGCCGGAGACGCTGATCGTCAACGCTGCGCCGGATACGAATTGCACGATCACGCGGCCGGGAAAGCGGCTGACCAATCCGACCGTGCTGGTCCGGCGCTATTTCGGGCTCGAGGAATTCGAGAGCGACATCGGCAAGGCGACCGTGCTCGACGATTTCGTCTGGGGGACGGGCAAGCTGTCGATGGCGCCGAACGGGATCATCACGTTCGATCCGGGCGGCATCGGGACCGGCAAGATCCGGCCGCTGGACGCCGGCGTGCCATATTTCACCAACCCCGACGCGACGACCGGGACGCCGTTTGCGGTCGTCGACGCGACAATCCGGCTCAACGGCGTTGACCTTGTCGAGTTGACCTCGTTCGATCTGTCGCTCGACATCCAGCCGGCCGCGCCGGACGCGTTCGGCTCGGGCAACATCAAGTATGCGCCTGACGTATTCACGGGCCCGCTCAAGGTTTCGATGAATCTGACCATGCTGCGCAAGGATCTGCAGCTGCTCGCCGATTTCGTCGCTGAGACGCCGTATTCGCTCAACATCCTGGCGGTCGACAATACGGCCGAGCCGAAAGACTTCATGTCGATCACGGTGCCGAATTTCACGATCGGCGGCGTCGATCCGTCGGCGTTCTCAAAGCAGGGCGGCGGTCGCACGCAGACGATCACGGTCCCGCCGGCGCTGGTCGGCATCGATACCTCGCCGACCGGCAATAACAGCATGATCTCGTTCCAGACTACCGCAGCGTAGCGTGTGAGTGATCGGCGCCGACCATTGGCCGATGGAATGTTCTCGCGAGAACCGGCCGCAGGGTTGTCCGACCCTGCGGTCAACCGTTCTGACAAAAGGCAACCCGACATGACTGAGTCAACTGCAATCCTCGATCTCTCCGCGCATTTGCCCGTCGACACGTTCAAGCTGCAGATCCGCAAGCCCGGCAC of the Bradyrhizobium quebecense genome contains:
- a CDS encoding phage tail tube protein, with product MVYQSNSAGRIAYKAQPGLGQVAAGGAGATVLPISGGPGAKLSKAATESQTIRNDGMSIRGRHGTQKTSSSYNAEMWLGSHDAILEAIMRGTWDATAFSKTQADFTSLTTVADGIVFANGSPIDMGFKVGDIIRGAGLPDAGNNGRNLRISSLSANKITVPETLIVNAAPDTNCTITRPGKRLTNPTVLVRRYFGLEEFESDIGKATVLDDFVWGTGKLSMAPNGIITFDPGGIGTGKIRPLDAGVPYFTNPDATTGTPFAVVDATIRLNGVDLVELTSFDLSLDIQPAAPDAFGSGNIKYAPDVFTGPLKVSMNLTMLRKDLQLLADFVAETPYSLNILAVDNTAEPKDFMSITVPNFTIGGVDPSAFSKQGGGRTQTITVPPALVGIDTSPTGNNSMISFQTTAA